The following proteins are encoded in a genomic region of Arcobacter cloacae:
- a CDS encoding helix-turn-helix transcriptional regulator yields MSETLLRRKEVEKRVGIKCATIYHKIKNLRFPKQHKYGGTACWKMSEIQLYIDIGEEAYHQKLLMEKKLEKVS; encoded by the coding sequence ATGAGTGAAACATTATTAAGGCGAAAAGAAGTTGAGAAAAGAGTAGGAATTAAATGTGCAACAATTTATCACAAAATCAAAAATTTGAGATTTCCAAAACAGCATAAATATGGAGGTACTGCTTGTTGGAAAATGAGCGAGATACAATTGTATATCGATATTGGTGAAGAGGCATATCATCAGAAACTTTTGATGGAAAAAAAATTAGAAAAAGTAAGTTAA
- a CDS encoding helix-turn-helix domain-containing protein yields the protein MTRLELIQKIENRKKQINISIENLARLSNLGVRTVNRFFAGDDVKLSTIERITNLLGLDFAGNEVVPLNQLEKQRAKEKALFMASLVQSTSALEVQGLEEDSLNKIIDKFEKEFLQGQYKNRLWVA from the coding sequence ATGACTAGATTAGAACTGATACAAAAAATAGAAAATAGAAAAAAACAAATTAATATAAGTATAGAAAATCTTGCAAGATTAAGTAATTTAGGTGTTAGAACAGTAAATAGATTTTTTGCAGGTGATGATGTAAAACTTAGTACAATAGAAAGAATTACAAATTTACTAGGTCTTGATTTTGCTGGAAATGAAGTGGTACCATTAAATCAGTTAGAAAAACAAAGAGCAAAAGAAAAAGCTTTATTTATGGCTTCTTTAGTTCAAAGTACATCTGCTTTAGAAGTTCAAGGATTAGAAGAAGACTCTTTAAATAAAATAATAGATAAATTTGAAAAAGAGTTTTTACAGGGACAATATAAAAATAGATTATGGGTTGCATAG
- a CDS encoding Abi family protein, giving the protein MDIYDKSLHDLCTNLQITKSDKEYYKFEKLVTVVNQAYLKIALKEFNYIKTKNPEKEIISNFNFLMSLYNKHLREHQVMFLLFNIFETAIRSKAVIELSLKYSSAGNDDWLYNSSLTPNKMIRPLQEAKNKIKQDGEDINNLDSFEIFDYIMLGQLQSIYKDFWNDLSCLFVAKTINGINFPQIGKRAFERIFEEIRKARNDNAHHKPFHKTRKRRHQIIEDIELILIHIGFNLSDAINNIDSQHKIIKLKYK; this is encoded by the coding sequence TTGGATATATATGATAAAAGTTTACATGATTTATGTACAAATTTACAAATTACAAAATCAGATAAAGAATATTATAAATTTGAAAAATTAGTAACAGTTGTCAATCAAGCTTATTTAAAAATAGCATTAAAAGAGTTTAATTATATTAAAACTAAGAATCCAGAAAAAGAGATAATTTCAAATTTCAATTTTTTAATGAGTTTGTACAATAAACATCTTAGAGAACATCAAGTAATGTTTTTATTATTTAATATTTTTGAAACAGCTATTCGTTCAAAAGCAGTTATTGAACTATCTTTAAAATATAGTTCTGCTGGAAATGATGATTGGTTGTATAATTCAAGTTTAACTCCTAATAAAATGATAAGACCATTACAAGAGGCAAAAAATAAGATAAAGCAAGATGGAGAAGATATAAATAATTTAGATAGTTTTGAGATATTCGATTATATTATGTTAGGGCAGTTACAATCAATTTATAAAGATTTTTGGAATGATTTGTCTTGTTTATTTGTAGCTAAAACAATAAATGGAATAAATTTTCCTCAAATTGGAAAACGAGCTTTTGAAAGAATTTTTGAAGAAATAAGAAAAGCAAGAAATGACAATGCTCATCATAAGCCATTCCATAAAACAAGAAAAAGAAGACATCAAATTATTGAAGATATTGAATTAATTTTAATACACATAGGCTTTAATTTAAGTGATGCTATAAATAATATTGATTCTCAACATAAAATCATAAAATTAAAGTATAAATAA
- a CDS encoding YaeQ family protein, translating into MSTRATIHKALLNIANMDTHYYNEHNLTIALHPSETHERLMARVVAFILNASDDLAFCKGIDEDDQPDLWEKDYDGTIKLWIDLGQVDEKRIKKACISSKQVIIYTYQSNMATPWFKKIEGNLHKFKNLSIIHLNMEEEIEKLANRSINLQCNISDEELTLINSNESMIIQQEKWK; encoded by the coding sequence ATGTCTACAAGAGCAACTATTCATAAGGCTTTACTAAATATTGCAAATATGGATACACATTATTACAATGAACATAATTTAACAATAGCACTTCATCCTTCTGAAACCCATGAAAGATTAATGGCAAGAGTTGTTGCATTTATTTTAAATGCAAGTGATGATTTAGCTTTTTGTAAAGGTATAGATGAAGATGACCAGCCAGATTTATGGGAAAAAGATTATGATGGAACTATAAAATTATGGATTGATTTAGGACAAGTTGATGAAAAACGTATAAAAAAAGCTTGTATTTCATCAAAGCAAGTAATAATATACACTTATCAATCAAATATGGCTACACCTTGGTTTAAAAAAATAGAAGGTAATTTACATAAATTCAAAAATTTATCAATTATTCATCTAAATATGGAAGAAGAAATTGAAAAATTAGCTAATAGAAGTATAAATTTACAATGTAATATAAGTGATGAAGAACTAACACTTATTAATTCAAATGAAAGTATGATTATTCAACAAGAAAAGTGGAAATAA
- a CDS encoding L,D-transpeptidase has translation MIKKVLVFLTLFSSFLYADSLEDKYFKEFSAVGTKILDRYTPKFSTFKKVDNLLSETGAYKTLIIEVDSSKNMMYVKGKNDKGVKKLKTYKVSTAKKDIKKPLGVGQITSIALNPLWYPTDDTIQSFKKRGIDLPKVVPAGHKLNYMGSAKINLTHKVDGKDTFRIHGTIDEKTIGSYESSGCIRMKNSEVIQLVYLLNEFIDFRSMNDIKVVLK, from the coding sequence GTGATTAAAAAGGTTTTAGTCTTTTTAACTCTTTTTTCTTCGTTTTTATATGCTGATTCTTTAGAAGATAAGTATTTTAAAGAGTTTAGTGCAGTTGGTACAAAAATATTAGATAGGTATACTCCTAAATTTAGTACTTTTAAAAAAGTAGATAATCTTTTATCCGAAACAGGAGCCTATAAAACACTTATTATTGAAGTTGATTCTTCAAAAAATATGATGTATGTAAAAGGAAAAAATGATAAAGGTGTAAAAAAACTAAAAACTTACAAGGTTTCAACTGCAAAAAAAGATATAAAAAAACCTTTAGGAGTAGGGCAGATTACTTCTATTGCATTAAATCCTCTTTGGTATCCAACTGATGATACAATACAAAGTTTCAAAAAAAGAGGAATAGATTTACCAAAAGTAGTACCAGCAGGTCATAAGTTGAATTATATGGGTTCTGCAAAAATAAACTTAACCCATAAAGTTGATGGAAAAGATACTTTTAGAATACATGGAACAATAGATGAAAAAACAATAGGTTCTTATGAATCAAGTGGTTGTATAAGAATGAAAAATAGTGAAGTTATACAGCTTGTTTATTTATTAAATGAGTTTATAGATTTTAGAAGTATGAATGATATAAAAGTTGTATTAAAATAA